A window of the Tiliqua scincoides isolate rTilSci1 chromosome 5, rTilSci1.hap2, whole genome shotgun sequence genome harbors these coding sequences:
- the EMC9 gene encoding ER membrane protein complex subunit 9, giving the protein MGEVEISARAYVKMCLHAARYPHTGVNGLLLAQRCRATMAGQPECLCITDCIPLFHSNLSLTVMLEVALNQVDIWSSQSDLLLAGYYQANSGIDDKNPSPLAQKTAGRIAELYGDAVLIMLDNRKFITNPRVPPLIVLEQKDRQWIPKDKNLVMWSDWESSRHICKSLLKAKAYAQLVDFDAHLDDIREDWTNQQLNTEIAQLVSVANGSA; this is encoded by the exons ATGGGTGAAGTGGAAATCTCGGCCCGGGCATATGTCAAGATGTGTCTCCACGCCGCCCGCTACCCCCACACCGGAGTGAATGGGCTGCTCTTGGCCCAGAGGTGCCGGGCAACGATGGCTGGGCAGCCAGAGTGTCTCTGCATTACAGACTGCATACCCCTCTTCCACAGCAACCTTTCGCTCACTGTGATGCTGGAGGTGGCCCTGAACCAG GTTGACATCTGGAGCTCCCAGTCAGATTTGCTCCTGGCTGGCTATTACCAGGCCAACTCGGGAATTGATGACAAGAA CCCTTCCCCTCTCGCACAAAAGACTGCTGGACGCATTGCAGAATTGTATGGTGATGCCGTGCTTATCATG TTGGATAACCGCAAGTTTATAACCAATCCCAGGGTCCCTCCGCTCATTGTGTTGGAGCAGAAAGATCGACAGTGGATCCCCAAAGACAAGAACCT GGTTATGTGGAGTGACTGGGAATCCTCTCGCCACATCTGCAAGTCTCTCCTGAAAGCCAAAGCTTATGCACAGTTGGTCGACTTTGATGCTCACCTGGATGACATTAGAGAGGACTGGACCAATCAGCAGCTCAACACAGAGATTGCCCAGCTGGTGTCAGTGGCCAATGGCAGTGCATGA